CGGTGCGATCTCGACCATCGCCTGCCCCACGCTCGCCCGCGACTCGGGCAGCACCAGGGTCGCGCCGGAGAGCAGCGCCGGGTAGATCGTTGCGCCCCGTTCGACGGGGTCGGACAGGGGACGGAAGGACATCACCCGGTCGCCGGGCCCCATGTCGAAGGCCTCGATGGTGGCGCTTGCGGCCGCCGCGAGGTTGACGTGGCTGAGCAGCACCGAGGTCGGTTCCTCGAAGGTGCCGGACGTGGACGTGCCAACCGCGATGGCGTTCGGGTCCAGGTCGGCAGCGAGCGCCGTCATCGCGGTGCTCGGCTCCGGCACCGACGTGGCATCCACCGTCGGGAAGGGCGCCAGGACCGTCGAGGCGTACTCCTGCACGCCGGCGGGGTCCAGGTAGTACACGCGCCGCAGCTCCGGCAGCGCTCCCTCGTCGAGCAGCTCGAGGATCCCGTCGGCGGCGGCCTGCCCCTGGACGACGGCGACCACCGGTACGGCATCCCCCAGCTGCTGGCGAACGCGAGGAATCGGCGTGTTGGAGGGCACCCCGACGACCCGGGCGCCGATCAGCTGCAGGGCCAGGTCGATGATGACCCGGTCCTCGTGGGGCGCGAGCACCAGGGCGACGACGTCGTCTCGCTCGACCCCGTGCTCGCGGAGCGCGTTGGCGGTCGCGACCACGCGGGCGACGAGCGCCCTGGAGGTGGTCGCGGTCCACAGGCCGAACCGCTTCTGCAGCACGGCCACGGAGTCGGGGTTGGTGGCCGCACGTGCGGCCAACGGGGTCCAGATGGTCTCGAACATCACTCGGCTCCCAGGTAGGCCTCGACGACGGCGGGGGTCTGCTGGACCTCCGCCGGTGTGCCCAGCGCGATCGGCTCGCCGAAGTTCAGGGCGAGCACGCGGTCCGCGATGCTCATCACGACGGCCATGTCGTGCTCGATCAGCAGCACGGTGACGTCCAGCTCGGCCCGGATCTCGTAGATGAAGCGGACGACATCCAGCTTCTCCTCCACCGTCATGCCGGCCATGGGCTCGTCGAGCAGCAGCAGGTCGGGCTCCATGGCCAGCACGCGGCCCAGCTCGATCCGCTTCTGCAGGCCGTAGGGCAGGTCGCCGACGGGCTCGAAGCGCAGGTGCGAGATCTCCAGCAGGTCCATGACCCGTTCGACGGCGGCACGCGCCTCGACCTCCTCCTTCACGGCCCGGCGGGTGCGGAACCCCGAGGCGAAGACCCCACCACGCTGGTGGATGTAGCGCCCCAGCATCATGTTGTCGAGCAGCGACAGCTGGGGGAACAGGCCGAGGTTCTGGAAGGTCCGCGACAGGCCCATGCGCACGACCTGGTGGGGCTTGCGGCCCAGCAGGCTGTGGGTGGTCCCGCCGGCGTCGGTGTAGTCCACGACCGCGCCCGGGTTGGGTTGGTAGACGCCGGTGATGGCGTTGACCAGCGAGGTCTTGCCGGCGCCGTTGGGGCCGATGAGGGCGAACAGCTCGCCGCGCTGGACCTGGGCGGTCACCCCGTTGCAGGCCTTCAGCCCGCCGAACTGCACGGTGACGTCGCTGAGGGTCAGGATGGGGGCGGACTGGGTGGCGGGGGTGTCGGTCATGATCTGGGTGGCGGGGGCGCTCACGAAGCCCTCCCGGTGTAGCGGGCGACGACAGCCTCGTAGGCGTCCTTGGCATCTCCGGCGCCGCCCAGGTAGTACTCCTGCACGTAGCCGTCCTCTCGCAGGTCCTTGCTGGTCCCCTCGACCACGACCCGTCCGGTCTCCATCACGTAGCCGTACTTGCTGTGGGCGAGGGCGACGCGGGCGTTCTGCTCGATGGCGAGCACCCCCATCCCCTCCTCCTCGTTGAGCTGGCTGAGCAGGTCGAACAGGTCCCGCACGATCATGGGGGCCAGTCCCAGCGACAGCTCGTCGCAGATCAGCAGGCTCGGCTTGGCCATCAGCGCGCGGCCGACGGCGATCATCTGCTGTTCCCCGCCGGAGAGATATCCCGCACGATCGCTGCGGCGGGACACGAGCTGCGGGAACAGCTCGAACATCTTCTCCAGGTCGGCGTCGATCCCGTCGCCGTCGCTGCGGCTCGCTGCACCGACCAGCAGGTTCTCCTCCACCGTCAGGCGGGGGAACAACATGCGTCCCTCCGGCACCTGGCAGACACCGGCACGCACGACCTTGCGGGCGCCCGCAGCCTCGATGGGTTGCCCGTCGAGGGTGATGCTGCCTTGGCTGACGTTGCCGTCGTGCACGAAGAGCAGGTTGGTGATGGCCCGGACGAGGGTGGTCTTGCCGGCACCGTTGGCACCGAGGACGGACACGAATCCGCCCGGCGGGACCTGCATCGACACGCCGTCGAGCGCGATGACGCTGCCGGCGTAGTCCACCGCCAGCCCCTGGACCACCAGTCCTTCGTTCAGCTGCTGTACGGCCACGAGCTCACGTATCCCTTCATGGACTTCCACACGCCGACCAGGCCCGTGGGGCGGGCGACCAGCACGATGACGATCAGGACACCGAAGATCGCCAGGTTCGTTTCGTTGGCGTAGTCCTGCAGGAACTCCACCGAGCGGATGCCGGGGACCTCGGCCCGGATCCAGTCGAACAGCACCGGCGCCATGTAGTAGAAGAACGCGCCGAACACCGCGCCTTGGAACGACGAGATCCCGCCGACGATGATCATGATGGCGTAGAAGAGCACCAGCTCGAAGGGGAACGAGTCCTCGCCGCGGGCGCCGATGTAGTAGGCACCGAGGGCACCGGTGAGGGAGGCGAAGGCCGAGGACAGGGCGAACGCCGTCAGCTTGGTGCGGGTGACGTTGATGCCGATCAGCGACGCCGAGACGTCCTTCTCGGCGATGGCCATGAAGGCGCGCCCCTCGCGGCTGCGGACCACGTTGGAGAGGAAGAGGACCGACAAGGTCGCCATCGGGAGGAGCACCCAGTACCAGCGGAAGTTGCCGGCGATGGCGAAGATCCCGTTGTCGTCCGGGGTGATGAACGGCAGCCAGTGCAGCCAGGCGGGCACCTCGGGGGCGGTGAAGATGATCGCGTTGAAGCCGAAGTAGCCCACGATGAACTTCTTGTAGGCCAGCAGGAAGAAGAAGTGGACGCCGAAGGTGGCGATCAGCAGGTACAGGCCCTGGAAGCGCAGGGCCGGCAAGCCGACGATCACCCCGACCAGGCCACCGACGATCAACGACGCCACCATGACGACGACGAAGTTGACCCCGTGCAGCTGGCCCATCCAGGCACCGAGCATGGTCCCGAGCATGAGGAAGGCGGCGTGGGCCACGCTGACCTGGTGGGTGTAGCCCAGCAGCAGGTTGAACGCGGCCGCGCCGATCGTGGCGATGAGCGCGAGGTTGATGGCGGGGAACCACGCCGTCCACGGGAAGTCCAGCGGCGGATCGAAGCCGGAGGACAAGGCGAAGGGAACCGCGATGGCAACGAGAACGACGGCGAGGGCGAGGAGTCGCTGCCCGCGTGTGCGGAGCAGGCGGAGGTCCTGGCGGTAGTCGGTGGTGGCAGTCTTCATGACGTGCTCCTCAGACCCGGACGAGCTGTCGAGTGCCGTACAGCCCGGACGGGCGCCACAGCAGGACGGCGAACATGATCCCGAAGGCGATGACGTCGCGGTACTCCGCACCGAGGTACCCCGCGCCGACGCTCTCGACGATCCCGACCAGCAGGCCACCGAGGATGGCGCCGCCGACGGAGTCGATCCCGCCGAGGATCGCCGCGGGGAAGGCCCGAAGGCCGATCACCGCCACGCCGAGCGACACCGACGGGGTGTAGTGGGCGTACATGACGCCACCGATGGCCGCCATCGTCAGACCGATGCCCCAGGCCGCCGCGTAGATGCGGTTGGGGTCGATGCCCATCGCGGCGGCAGCCTCGAGGTTCTCGGCAACCGCGCGCATGTGCAGACCCAGCCGGCTGCGCTGGAAGAAGACGAGGAACGCGCCGACGGAGATGGCAGCGGCGAGCACCATGAACCCGTTGACGTAGGGGATGGTGACCGTGCCGAAGTTCAGCTGGCCCTGCGGAAGGGCGGTCAGGCGGCCGCGGGGGGTCGGGCCGTAGAAGATCAGCAGCCCGGCGCGGATGACGATCTCCAGGCCGACGGTGACCAGCACCACGGAGAAGAACGGCTTGCCGACCATGTGCCGCATGATCCCGTAGTGCAGGATCACCCCGACCGCGGCGAGGATCACGGCGATCACCACGAGGCTGACGGCGAACGGCAGCTCGAGCACGTCGATGAAGGTCACCGCCAGGTAGGTGGCGATCATCAGGAAGGAGCCGTGCGCGAAGTTCAGGACCGAGGTGGCCTTGAACACGAGCACGAAGCCCAGGGCGACCAGCGCGTAGATCGCGCCGATCGCTATCCCGTTGAGGAGGAGTTGCAGCAGGAACACCGCGTGGACCTTCCGTAGGCTCTTGGTTTCGGGGGGTGGGTAGGGATCAGCTGGCGGTGTCGGCGAACGGGCGGTCCGGATGGCCCGGGTACCAGTCGTCGGGAATCGCGTCCCATGGGGGCTCGGAGTCGACCCCGTGCAGGGTGTGCTCCACGACGGTCCATTCGCCGTCGCGGCGTTCGAGCACGTCGACGATCCGGGCCCACAGCTGCCAGATGCGGCCGTCGGACTTCATCCGGTGCACCGCGTCGACGTAGGCCATCAGCTCGGCCCGGTCGCCATCGACGGTGACCTGGAAGTTGGAGACGTGATGGGAGGTGCGGCCGTACTGGCCGAGCACCGCGGCAAGGGTGCGGGCGTAGGCGTCACGACCCTCCACCACACGACCGGTCATGATGTCGATGCGCGCGTCCTCGGCGAAGACCGCCGCGGCCCCTTCGGGGTCCTTGGCGTCGACTCGGTCGAAGTAGGTGACGAACACCTGCTCGACCTCTCGGATTGCGGCCAGATCGGTCACGCGGAGCGGCTCCTCAGCATTGATGGCACTAACTTACCGAATGGTCGGTAAGTTAGTCTAGCCCCGCATCGTCCGGGGACTCAACAAGTATATTCATACGCATGGATTACCTGGGCCAGCACATCGGACGAATCGTCCGCGAACGGGCCAGCACGTCACCCGACGTGCCGGTCGTCACGATCAGCCCGGACGGGGCGGAACCGGGGACCCCCGGCGTCCCGATCACCTACGCCGAGCTGGACGACCGGACCGAGGTCATGGCCGCCGCCCTGACCCGAGCGGGGGTCACGAAGGGCGATCGGGCCGCGGTGATGCTGGCCAACGGGCCGTCGTTCGTGCACAGCTGGATCGGCATGGCGAAGGCGGGCGTGGTCGAGGTGCCGCTGCACACCGCATCGCGAGGCGACGGGCTGCGCCACGCCCTGGGCCTGACCGGCGCATCGCTGGCCGTGGTCGACGAGCGGGCGCTGCAGCGCATCGGCGATGTGGCCCACGACCTGCCGTCGTTGCGGACGCTGGTGGTCTGCGGTGACCCGGACGATCTGCCCGGTCGGGTCGGTGGCGCCGACGTGGTGTCCATGTCGGACTTCGTGCACGGCGTCCGGCCGGGGCCGGCGGTGGACGTGGCGGACACCGATCCATCGGTGGTGCTGTTCACCTCGGGCACGACCGGTCCGTCGAAGGGTGTCGTGCTGTCGCATCGGGCGAACACCCGGCTGGCGTGGTCGGTGGGGCAGGGCGCCGGCTTCCAGCGAAGCGAGGTGCTGTTCACGACCTTCCCGTTGTTCCACGTCGCCGCCCGATACGTCTCGACCCTCGCGGCGATGCTGGTGGAGGGCCGCGTCGTCATCCGCGAACGCTTCTCCGCCAGCCGGTTCTGGGAGGAGTGCGCAGAGGAGGGCGTGACGGCCGTGCACTACCTGGGCTCGCTGCTCACGATGTTGCTCAAGCAGCCCGCCCGGTCGGTGGACAGCGGCCACGGGGTGCGGGTGGGGTACGGGGCGGGTGCACCCAAGCCGGTGGCCGAGGCGTTCACCGAACGGTTCGGGGTGCCGCTGCACGAGCTGTACGGCATGACGGAGACGGGCGCGGTGACGATGAACCGGGCCGGCGCGTACCGGCTGGGCTCGTGCGGCACGGCGCTGGAGGACTGCGAGGTCGCCGTGGTCGGTGCCGATGACGAGGCGTTGCCTGCGGGCGAGGTCGGGGAGATCGTCACCCGCCCGTCGGTGCCACACATCATGATCGAGCAGTACGAGGGCATGCCCGAGGCGACGGTGGACGCCTTCCGGAATCTCTGGTTCCACACCGGCGACCGGGGCTGGCTGGACGCCGACGGCTTCCTGCACTTCGTCGGCCGACAGAAGGACGCCATCCGGCGGCGGGGCGAGAACGTGTCGGCCTTCGAGGTCGAGGTGGTGCTGGAGGATCACCCGTCGGTGGCGGGCAGCGCCGTGGTCGGTGTGCCCGACGAGATCAGCGGCGAGGAGATCCTGGCCTACCTGGAGCTGCGCGAGGGGGCGGTTCTGGACGTCGCGTCGGTGCTGGACCACTGCCAGACCCGCCTGCCCCACTTCGCGGTCCCCCGCTACGTCGCTGCCGTGGCGTCCCTCCCCCGCAACACCTCCCAGCGGGTCCAGAAGCACCTCCTGGACGTCTCCGCCACCGCGGACGGCGTCGTCGACCGCGAGGCGATCGGCTACGTCGTCACCCGCTGATCCCGGAACGGATCGGCGGGTTGGGTCAGGTTGAGAGGCGGGCGGCGACGTCTGGGGCGAAGCGGTCGGCGAGGGCCTGCAGCGCCGCGTCATCCTTGGTGGACACCGGGTGGGGAACCATGACCGTGGGGTAGGCGGGCGCGCCGAGGGTTGCCCCGAAGCGGGCGGCCAGGCCCTGGAAGGGCTCGGTCATGACGAGCGTGGCGGGGATTCCCAGCCGCTCGAACTGGACGGAGTCGTGCAAACTGCACGCGGTGCACGCACCTCAGTCACCGAGGCCGGAGATGACCAGGTGCGAGCGGGCCGCCAGCATCCGGGTCACGTCGGCGTCCAGCGGGGCACCGGCAGAGGGTTTGGTGTGGACCTCGACGTGGGCGACGCCCAGGAGGTCGCGGAGCCGCTCGCCGATGTGGCTGAGCAGCGCCTTGGCGTTGGGCTTGCCGTTGTCGACGACGAGCAGCCGGGCGTCGGTGGGAAGGGGGACGCGGGGGGCAAGCTCCAGCGCGTCGGCAGCGGCGTCGGCCATGTCGGGCCGGTGGACGCGGATAACGGTCACGGCCGCTCCTCCCCCACTGGCGGGAGGGTGACCTCGCAGCCGTCGGGGCCGCAGTCGGGCAGCGCCTCGCCCGGCGGGCGGACACGCCGGCTGACCGCACGGGCCAGGGCGACGTCGACCGGGGCCCACGACGGGATGTAGGCCGACCAGCCCGCCCCGGCGCCGCCGGCGGTCACGACGAACACGTCGTCGGGGGTCGGCACGGTCGCAAGCTTGCCGTCCGCCCCGGGAACCAGGTCGTGGGAGCTGCCCTCCGGCAGGTCGATGCCTGCCGCCAACAGCTCGTCGGGGGTGATGCGTGAGGCCTCGGCGAGGAACTCCTGGACGTCGCGGCGACTCCAGCCGGCCTCGACGACGGCGAGCTGGTGTTCGTGGCCGAGGACGACGACGCCCTGGCCACCCTTGCCGGACACGAAGTTGGAGGGGACCTTCATCGCGGCGGCGAAGGTCAGCAGCAGGCGTTCGGGGTCCTCGACCAGGTGGTTGGCGACCTGCCGGGGCCCCTCGCTGGGCACGACGGTGACCACGGTGTCGTCGGGAGCGAAGCCGAGGTCGGCGGCCAACGGTTGCCACGGCGAACGCGGCGGGTCCTCGGCGAAGCAGAGGGTGTACTTGCCGGGGTGGCCCATCGAGCTGCCGTCGAGCCCACCGCTCTTGGCACCGAGCACGTTGCTGGCCACGAGGCGGAGCGTCCGGCCGATCGTGGCGTTGGCGCGGTTGCCCGAGCCCAACGCGTTGTGCGTGCCGTTCATCCCCACCTCGCGGGCCATGGGGCCGCTGACGATGGTGCAGATCGCGGCGCCGCCGGTGCTGGTGGTGGCGGTGTGGGCGTTGAACGCCGGGTCGAGCATCGCCGACACCCCGGCGATGACGATCGGGAAGTACTCCGGCTTGCAGCCGGCCATGACGGCGTTGATGGCGGCCTTCTCGACCGTGACGGCGATCCCGCGCTGAGGGACGGTGCCGAGGACGTCGTCGGGGTCGGTCACCCCGGCGGCCAGCATCATGTCGAGGACACGGTCGGGGGTTGGGGGGACGATCGGCAGGCCGTCGGTCCACCCCTCCTCGAAGAAGCGTTCCTGCACGTCGACGTCATCGATCTCGATGAGGTCCGTCATGTGGCCTTCTCCTCCTTCCGGTGCAATGATGCGCACAATACTACCAACCGTCCGGTTGGTAAAGACGTTGGGGAGGCAAGGCGTGACTGCTCGTACGGCCCGCGTGTCGCTGACGGTGGCGATGGCGCTGTGGGGCCTGCAGTTCGTCGCCAACCACGAGCTGCTGGAGGTGCTGACGGCGACGGAGATCGTGGTCGTCCGGTTCATCGCGGTGGTCGCCGCGGTGGGCGCGATCCTGCTGTTCGTGCCCCGTCTGCGTCCGAGGTTGGACCGTCGGGACGTCGTGATCCTGGTGTTCGCCGGGTTGTTGTCGGTCCCGGGCTCCCAGCTGCTGCTGGCGACGGGGCAGAACTACCTCGCCCCGGCGATGGCGGGGCTGGTGGTGGCGACCCAGCCGGCGGTGACCGCGGCCATGTCGGCGCTGGTGCTGCGCGAGCGGGTGTCGCCGCGTGCGGTCGTCGGCATGGTGCTGGCGCTGGTCGGCGCGGCCGTGGTGATCGTCTTCGCGACGGGAGGAGGGACGGCGCTGACCGTCCGCAACCCGTGGGGCGCGGCGCTGGTGTTCCTGGCCCAGGTGTCCTTCGCCGGATACACGGTGCTGACGAAGGCCGTGCAGGGGCGGATGAACCCGCTGACGTTGACGTTCGCGGGGTTGTTGTTCGGCGCGGTGTGGCTGGTGCCGCTGGCGCCGGGTGCGCTGGCCGGCATCGGCGCGCTGGAGGGGCTGCGGTGGCTGTGGTTCATCCAGCTCGTGGTCGGCGGGACGTTGATCCCCTACATCGTGTGGAACCTCGCGCTGGGGGTGCTGCCCGCCAACGAGGTCGGCAGCTACACCTTCCTCGTCCCGCTCTTCGGGGTGGCGTGGAGCTGGACGATCCTGCGGGAGGACCTGTCGCTGATCGGCCTGGCCGGCGGCGCCCTGATCGTCCTCGGCGTGGTCCTGACCCAGGCCCGTGGCCGCCGCGCCGCCGTCGAACCCACCCTCGCCGACGTGGGCAGCCCTCCCGCCGCCTGACCCCCGACCCCCCGACCCCCCCGGCCTGGTCCGACCGATCGGCGCGGCTATCGGCGCGATCGGGGCCCAACCCACCCATACGCGCGTTGGGGCACGATCCGCTCGGTCCGCCGGCGCGACTATCGGCGCGATCGGGGCCCAACCCACCCATACGCGCGTTGCGGCACGATCCGCTCGAGTCAGGCGGCCGGAGTGGGTCGGCCATCGGCGCGATCGGGGCCTGCGTCGGCCATCGACGCGGTTCGGCACGATCCGCTCGAGGAGCGCCGGGGAGCCGGGGACGCCGACCACGCTGTGGGCGGTAGGCTCTCGCCGTCGCAGTCGAGCAGGCCAGGGGTGGTCGAGGTGAAGCAGCGTGTGTCGCGTGCCGTCATCGCGGCGGTGGTGGTGCTGGGGTCAGCGGTTGCCAGCGGGTGCTCCACGGCGGAGATCCCCGGCATGGCCGACGTGCTCGACCTGCCCACCGACGGCTCGCACGTGCTGACGAGCGGCGAGGACTGGCAGCTCGTCGTCACGCCGCACCAAGCACTGGAGCTCAGGCAGGAGCGGCGCATATCTGGCGTCAGCGACTACACCCGACCCATCACCCTGACCGAGGCGCACGGCTTCGATGCCACGAGGAACGGGAACCCGGTCACGGTGGTCGCCGGGCCGGTGGGTGACGACGCTGCCCGCGTCGAGGTGGAGAGCCTCAACGGCGTCGTCGATGACGCAGCGATCGTGCGCGCACACGGCCTGACGTGGTTCTGGCTGGAGCTGGCCGACGACGACCTCTTCCAGATCACCGCCTACGACGACCAGGGCGAGATCCTCGATCAGCGGCGGTAGGCCGATGCCAGGCGGGACAGGATGTCCGCCAGGTCGCAGGGGTGATCGAGCATCAGGTGGTGGTGGCCCGGCTCGACCAGCAGCTCGAGGTCGGGGTCGGCAGCGGCCATGTGGGTCAGGCGGTCGCGCTGCTCGACCGGCACGACGGGCGAGTCGTCGGCCACGATCACCGTCGCTGGACAGCGGGCACTTTCCAGGACCACGCCCACATCCCCAGGCCGGTCGGGTGGGTGCCCCACGAACAGGGCGGGGTCGAACGCCCACGTCCACCCCTCGGCATGTTCGACCACGGCGTGGGCCGCGAGGTGCGCCAGCAGGGAGGGGTGGACGACCGGCTGGGCGGGCAGCAGCCGGAACCGCCTGGTCAGCGCCTCCGCAGAGCTGGCATACCGCCGGGCGGCCATGATCTGCTCGGCGTGGCCGATGGACTCCGGCGGCGGGATGTCCAGCGGCGTGTCGACGACCACCACTCCCCCGAGCCTGTCGCCGTGGGCTGCCCCGACCATCGCCGCCACGACCCCGCACATCGAGTGCCCCACGACCACGGGGGACGGCCCGCCCACCTCCTCCACCACGGCCATCACCTGGTCGACCCAACCGGTGAAGGAGTAGCGGTCGAGGTGCGACGACCGGCCGTGGCCGACCATGTCCAGCGCGACGACGTGCCATCGGTCCGCCAGCAGTCCGGCCACGGCGCTCCACCATCCGGCGTGCGCCCCGCCGCCGTGCAGGACGACCAGGACCGGGCACCCGAGCGTCCCCCACTCCAACCGGTGGTGGTCCACCCCATCGACGGTCGTCACGACCGAACGCGGCTCGCGGGCGAGGGCGGCGCCCAACCAAGGCGGCGAAGGACTGGTCATACGACGGATCCTGCCATAGTTTACTTATCAGTAAGTCACCTGCGCCGAGGAGCCGCCATGTCCAACACCGCCAACGACCTCGAGGCCATCCGTGGGCTGCTCGGCCGATACGCCGACCACATCGACGCGGTGGACCTCGACGGCCTCGCCACGCTGTTCACCGAGGACGCGACCGCGTGGCTGCTGGGCACCGAGCTGACCGGTCGCGACGAGATCATCGATTACGTCGGAAAGGCGCTGGATCGGTGCGAGGCCACCAGCCACCTCATCGGCAGCCACGTCGTGGACGCCGCGTGGGACAGCGCCACCCAGACGGCGGTGGTGCAGGCGTTCCACCGCTTCCGCGACACCGGCGAGACGTGGCTGCTGCACGGCCGGTACGTCCAGTCCCTCGTCCTCACCGGCGACGGGTGGAGGATCACCCGCCACGAGCTGCACGGCATCGGCTCGGAGCCCGACGGTGGCGGACCGTCCCGCAGCTACAGCGGCCACCCCCGCCGCCGGACACCGCAGACCACCTGACCCACCCTCAACCGAACGAGGGGGATCAGCGCGACGCGGCCAGGACCGAGCGCGTCGCTGCGGCGGCCATGGCGACCGCCTTGGTCGTCGGCATCCGCCCGAGGCGAGGCGAGATGACCTCCACGCACAACGGCGTGTCGACCAGCACGTGCCGCAACGCACCGAGGAAGCCGGACAGGTCGAACGTGCCGTCACCGGGCAGCTCGCGTTCCATCGTCTCCTCCTCCAGCGGGATGTCGTCCTGCCGTGGTCCGGCGTCGTCGACCTGCACGGCGGCGACCAGATCGGCGGGGACGTCCTCCAGCAGCCCGAGGTCGTCGCCACCGCGGAAGTGATGCCAGCTGTCGATGACCACCCCGCCGTTCGGGCGCCCGGCATCCTCCACGATCCGCCTCGCGGACGGCAGGTCGGGCACGGTGGTCCAGGGCAGGTACTCCAGCCCCACGGCCAGCCCGTGTTCGGCGGCCCGGTCGCACAGGCCGGCGAACGTCGACGCCACCCGGTCAGGGGGTCCCTCGACGTCGCCGACGACGGTGACGTGCCGGCCGCCGAGGGCGTCGGCCAGCTCGAACACCCGCTGCTCGTGGCGCTGCGCGCTGGCCAGCGGTTCGCCCGTGGCACCCCAGCCGCTGATCACATCGATCTCGACCACGTCGAGACCGCCCTGGCGAAGCATCGCCTGCATGTCGGCGTCCGACAGGCCGGCCTCGTGGGCGCGTGTCCGGTCACCCGGACGCAGGCCGATGCCGTCGAATCCGGCCGCAGCAGCCGCGGTGACCCGGGCCTCGAACGGCGCGTCGGGCACGGTCATGACCGACAACGCCAGCTCGGGGGACATCACCGGGACGCCCCAGTCAGGACGCCGGAACCGCGTCGTGTGCGACCGGCAGCGACTTCAGCGCGCGGGACGCCAGGCTCGGCACGTACTCCAGGGTCGCGTCGTCGGCCAGGCGCAGGCCGGGCAGCCGCTCGACGATGCTCTGCAGCATGTGCCGCATCTCCAGCCTGGCCAGCTGCGCTCCGATGCAGGCGTGGATGCCCCGTCCGAAGGCGACGTGCCGGTTGGGATGGCGGGTGATGTCCAGCGACCCGGCGTCGTCGAAGTAGTCGGGGTCGTGGTTGGCCCCGGCCAGCGCGAGGAAGATCCGGTCGCCCGCCGGGACCGTCACCCCGTCGAGCTCGATGTCCTCCAGCACCCAGCGCACCAGCACCTTGATCGGCCCGTCGATGCGCAGCAGCTCCTCCACCGCCTTGGCGGCCATGTCGGGGTCCTGCCGCATCGCCTCCATCTGCTCGGGGTTGCGCAGCAGGGCGAGCACGCCGTTGGCGGTGGCGTTGATGGTGGTCTCGTGGCCGGCGAACAGCAGCAGCGCCAGCATGCTGAGCAGCTCCTGGTCGTCCAGCCGGTCGCCGTCCTCGACGGGGGCGGCGAGGGCGCTGATCATGTCCTCGCCCGGTTCGGCACGGGCGGCGTCGACCAGCCCCTGCAGGTAGGCGAACATCTCCTCGATACCGCGCAGCGCCCGTTCGTGGCGGTCACCGCGTGCGGCCCCGCCGGCCCCGAAGGCGACCAGCGCGAGCTCGTCGGACCATGCGCGGAAGCGGTCCTGGTCCTCCAGCGGCACACCCATCATCTCGGCGATGACGGCGGCGGGCAGCGGGTAGGCGACGTGGTGGATCAGGTCCCGTTCACCGGAGGCGATGAAGTCGTCGAGGATCTGGTCGACGCGGGCCTGGATGGCCTCGCCCATGAGGCTGATCCGCTGGCCCTTGAAGGCTCCGGCGGCGAGCTTGCGCAGGCGGGTGTGGGCGGGCGGGTCGGACACGACCATCCACGACTTGAGGATCTCCAGGATCCGCGAGGCCGACGACTCCTCCCCCGGGGCGTCCTCGGCACGGGCCCGGGCCAGCACCGGCGCGACGCGGTCGGAGGACAACCGGCGGTCGGTCAACGCCGACTCCACGTCGCGGTAACGGGCGACGATCCAGGCCTGGTGGCGGTCGGACCACACCGCCGGGGCGGTGTCGC
The nucleotide sequence above comes from Euzebya pacifica. Encoded proteins:
- a CDS encoding ABC transporter ATP-binding protein gives rise to the protein MSAPATQIMTDTPATQSAPILTLSDVTVQFGGLKACNGVTAQVQRGELFALIGPNGAGKTSLVNAITGVYQPNPGAVVDYTDAGGTTHSLLGRKPHQVVRMGLSRTFQNLGLFPQLSLLDNMMLGRYIHQRGGVFASGFRTRRAVKEEVEARAAVERVMDLLEISHLRFEPVGDLPYGLQKRIELGRVLAMEPDLLLLDEPMAGMTVEEKLDVVRFIYEIRAELDVTVLLIEHDMAVVMSIADRVLALNFGEPIALGTPAEVQQTPAVVEAYLGAE
- a CDS encoding ABC transporter ATP-binding protein, which encodes MAVQQLNEGLVVQGLAVDYAGSVIALDGVSMQVPPGGFVSVLGANGAGKTTLVRAITNLLFVHDGNVSQGSITLDGQPIEAAGARKVVRAGVCQVPEGRMLFPRLTVEENLLVGAASRSDGDGIDADLEKMFELFPQLVSRRSDRAGYLSGGEQQMIAVGRALMAKPSLLICDELSLGLAPMIVRDLFDLLSQLNEEEGMGVLAIEQNARVALAHSKYGYVMETGRVVVEGTSKDLREDGYVQEYYLGGAGDAKDAYEAVVARYTGRAS
- a CDS encoding branched-chain amino acid ABC transporter permease produces the protein MKTATTDYRQDLRLLRTRGQRLLALAVVLVAIAVPFALSSGFDPPLDFPWTAWFPAINLALIATIGAAAFNLLLGYTHQVSVAHAAFLMLGTMLGAWMGQLHGVNFVVVMVASLIVGGLVGVIVGLPALRFQGLYLLIATFGVHFFFLLAYKKFIVGYFGFNAIIFTAPEVPAWLHWLPFITPDDNGIFAIAGNFRWYWVLLPMATLSVLFLSNVVRSREGRAFMAIAEKDVSASLIGINVTRTKLTAFALSSAFASLTGALGAYYIGARGEDSFPFELVLFYAIMIIVGGISSFQGAVFGAFFYYMAPVLFDWIRAEVPGIRSVEFLQDYANETNLAIFGVLIVIVLVARPTGLVGVWKSMKGYVSSWPYSS
- a CDS encoding branched-chain amino acid ABC transporter permease, whose amino-acid sequence is MFLLQLLLNGIAIGAIYALVALGFVLVFKATSVLNFAHGSFLMIATYLAVTFIDVLELPFAVSLVVIAVILAAVGVILHYGIMRHMVGKPFFSVVLVTVGLEIVIRAGLLIFYGPTPRGRLTALPQGQLNFGTVTIPYVNGFMVLAAAISVGAFLVFFQRSRLGLHMRAVAENLEAAAAMGIDPNRIYAAAWGIGLTMAAIGGVMYAHYTPSVSLGVAVIGLRAFPAAILGGIDSVGGAILGGLLVGIVESVGAGYLGAEYRDVIAFGIMFAVLLWRPSGLYGTRQLVRV
- a CDS encoding nuclear transport factor 2 family protein codes for the protein MTDLAAIREVEQVFVTYFDRVDAKDPEGAAAVFAEDARIDIMTGRVVEGRDAYARTLAAVLGQYGRTSHHVSNFQVTVDGDRAELMAYVDAVHRMKSDGRIWQLWARIVDVLERRDGEWTVVEHTLHGVDSEPPWDAIPDDWYPGHPDRPFADTAS
- a CDS encoding AMP-binding protein; this encodes MDYLGQHIGRIVRERASTSPDVPVVTISPDGAEPGTPGVPITYAELDDRTEVMAAALTRAGVTKGDRAAVMLANGPSFVHSWIGMAKAGVVEVPLHTASRGDGLRHALGLTGASLAVVDERALQRIGDVAHDLPSLRTLVVCGDPDDLPGRVGGADVVSMSDFVHGVRPGPAVDVADTDPSVVLFTSGTTGPSKGVVLSHRANTRLAWSVGQGAGFQRSEVLFTTFPLFHVAARYVSTLAAMLVEGRVVIRERFSASRFWEECAEEGVTAVHYLGSLLTMLLKQPARSVDSGHGVRVGYGAGAPKPVAEAFTERFGVPLHELYGMTETGAVTMNRAGAYRLGSCGTALEDCEVAVVGADDEALPAGEVGEIVTRPSVPHIMIEQYEGMPEATVDAFRNLWFHTGDRGWLDADGFLHFVGRQKDAIRRRGENVSAFEVEVVLEDHPSVAGSAVVGVPDEISGEEILAYLELREGAVLDVASVLDHCQTRLPHFAVPRYVAAVASLPRNTSQRVQKHLLDVSATADGVVDREAIGYVVTR
- a CDS encoding UGSC family (seleno)protein; its protein translation is MTVIRVHRPDMADAAADALELAPRVPLPTDARLLVVDNGKPNAKALLSHIGERLRDLLGVAHVEVHTKPSAGAPLDADVTRMLAARSHLVISGLGDUGACTACSLHDSVQFERLGIPATLVMTEPFQGLAARFGATLGAPAYPTVMVPHPVSTKDDAALQALADRFAPDVAARLST